In Streptomyces sp. NBC_00306, a single genomic region encodes these proteins:
- a CDS encoding DUF5996 family protein, translating into MDLFPALPLSEWKDSKETLHRFTQIVGKIRLAGSVRRNHWWNVPFHLTGRGITTRPMGGAYGTSVFTIDFDFVDHRLTAHSLDGLTASFPLAGRSVASFYRETLDALRAVGAAATIAHPHPFDLPDARRAFADDTEHTAYDPYWVNRYWQVLSQVNLVLEEFSAGFSGKVSPVHHFWHTFDIAVTRFSDRVIDQPASVDPVTREAYSREVISSGFWFGDDSYPRPAFYSYAAPEPGGLGERPLRPETARWMERGGSHLATLDYEDVRNSANPRDTVLDFFECVYRSAADLADWDIDRRACPGGVTDPVIRS; encoded by the coding sequence GTGGACCTGTTTCCCGCACTTCCACTGTCGGAGTGGAAAGACTCCAAAGAGACACTGCACCGGTTCACCCAGATCGTCGGCAAGATCCGCTTGGCCGGCAGCGTACGGCGCAACCACTGGTGGAATGTTCCGTTCCATCTGACGGGGCGGGGCATCACGACCCGCCCCATGGGCGGGGCCTACGGCACGTCGGTCTTCACGATCGACTTCGATTTCGTCGACCACCGGTTGACGGCGCACTCGCTCGACGGCCTGACCGCTTCGTTCCCGCTCGCCGGGCGGTCCGTGGCGTCGTTCTATCGCGAGACGCTCGACGCCCTGCGCGCGGTGGGCGCGGCGGCGACCATCGCGCACCCCCACCCCTTCGACCTCCCCGACGCCCGCCGAGCGTTCGCCGACGACACGGAGCACACCGCGTACGACCCGTACTGGGTCAACCGCTACTGGCAGGTGCTCAGTCAGGTCAATCTGGTGCTGGAGGAGTTCTCCGCCGGGTTCTCCGGGAAGGTCAGCCCGGTGCACCACTTCTGGCACACCTTCGACATCGCGGTCACCCGGTTCTCGGACCGTGTCATCGACCAGCCGGCGAGTGTCGACCCGGTGACCCGCGAGGCGTACTCGCGGGAAGTCATCAGCTCGGGCTTCTGGTTCGGAGACGACTCCTACCCCCGGCCGGCCTTCTATTCGTACGCGGCGCCCGAGCCCGGCGGGCTCGGCGAGCGTCCTCTTCGTCCGGAGACCGCGCGGTGGATGGAACGCGGTGGCAGTCATCTGGCCACGCTGGACTACGAGGACGTCCGCAACAGCGCGAACCCGCGGGACACCGTTCTCGACTTCTTCGAGTGCGTCTACCGGTCCGCCGCCGACCTCGCCGACTGGGACATCGACCGCCGTGCCTGCCCCGGAGGTGTCACCGATCCCGTGATCCGCTCCTGA